DNA from Chryseomicrobium sp. FSL W7-1435:
AAAGAACCGAAAGATGCATCAAATGGTTCTTCTAAAGGCAACAGCGAGAAAGCCCCTGGCCAACAAAAAGGCAACAACTCAAAAATCAACGATGACAAATAGACTTTCCAACCACTACTTCTAATTGAAGTGGTGGTTTTTTGGTGTGATGATTGAAAACGCTTCTCTGATGATCGATAAACTCGATGTGATGAGCGAAACTCCTACTCTGATGATCGAGAAAACTCGTGATGATCGAAAACACTTCTCTGATGATCGAAAAACTCGGAGTGATGAGCGAAAATTCCATTCTGATGAGCGAAAACCCAACCTAATGATCGCACTAACTCCAACCAACCCTAAATCATTACTAATAATGCAATTGACTTTATATTTATGCAGTCGTATACTAATAAATAACTTGTTTTTATAACGGAGCTGATACTTACATGAAAATCGGAATTATAGGCGCTACAGGATACGGGGGACTTGAACTCATCCGTATTTTGACTAATCACCCGAACGTCCACGAAATCCACGTGTTTTCCTCCTCGGAAGAAAATATTCAAATTTCGCATAAATATACACATTTGATGAATATAAATGAGCAGCCTCTGCAAGCCATTGATTCGGATGTATTGGCCGAACTTGATGTCGTATTCACTGGTACGCCCGCAGGAGTCGCTTCTCAAATCCTACCTACTTTAGTAGGAAGAGGGCCGAAACTTATTGATCTGTCTGGAGACTTCCGCATAAAAGATCCTGCGATTTATGAGGCATGGTACCAAAAACCTGCAGCACCACAAGCGGTTGTGGAGCAAGCGGTATATGGTCTTCCGGAATGGAACCGGCAAAAAATCGAGCAAGCCACATTGATTGCCAATCCCGGATGTTACCCGACGGCGACATTGCTCAGTCTGCTTCCGCTAGTTAACGAAGGACTCATTGACCCTGCGCATCTCTATACCGATGCAAAAAGTGGCGTTTCTGGTGCAGGCAACAAGCCTTCCCAACTGACGCATTACAGTGAGTTAAACGAAAATTTCTCCATCTACAAAATTAATAGTCATCAACATATCCCGGAAATCGAACAGACGCTTGAAACCCACACAGGTAAAAAGCCAGTGTTGACGTTCAATACGCATCTTGTCCCGATGACGCGGGGAATCATGGCCACGAGCTATGCGCCACTAACAGTAGGAACAACTAATAAACACATTCAAGATGCTTTAAAATCTACATACGAAAACGAACCCTTCGTCCGAGTGTTCGAGAACAAGCCTGTTTTCAGCACGAAGCAAGTGTACGGTTCGAATTTCTGCGACATTCAAGTGACCGTCGATCCGCGTACCAATCGGGCCACCATTGTGGGAGTCATCGACAACTTGATGAAAGGTGCGGCCGGACAAGCTGTACAAAACATGAATCTGATGTGCGGACTGGATGAGAAGGCGGGACTAAATCTGGTTCCCCTCATGATCTAACTGCCTCAAAAAGGAGCAACTACTATGGAATTGACAATCACACCAACACTCAAAAAAATCGAACGTAAATCACTCGTTTCGCCGAAAGGATTTACGGCAACGGGCATACACTGTGGTATTAAGCACAAGAAAAAAGACCTGGCTATCGTCATTAGTGATATACCTGCTTCAGTTGCGGGAGTGTTTACTACAAATGCCATTCAAGCTGCGCCACTAAAGGTGACAAAAGATGTCGTCTACAACACGAAAAAGATGCAAGCCATCTTCGTCAATTCTGGAAATGCCAATGCTTGCACGGGAAAACAAGGCTACCTCGATGCACTTGCTATGCAACAGCTGGCATCTGACCAGTTCTCGATTGCGCCAGAACTAATTGGCGTTGCGTCAACAGGAGTCATCGGAGAACCTCTTCCTATGGCACCAATCATTCACGGAACACCAAAACTTCATCCGAATGACGACCTGACTGGTGCTCTTGATTTCGCCCAAGCTATTATGACGACGGACACGGTGATGAAGAATACTTCGTATGCCACAACAATTGACGGGAAAGAAATCGTAATTGCGGGTGTGGCAAAAGGGTCAGGAATGATCGAGCCAAATATGGCGACGATGCTTGGCTTTATCACGACAGATGCAGCAATCGAATCTGAACATTTGCAGGCGGCACTTTCCGCAGTGACGGAAAAAACATTCAACTCTATCACGGTAGACGGGGACACGTCCACAAACGATATGGTTCTTGTGCTTGCCAATGGTTTGGCAGGTAACAACACACTGACACCAACTCATCCGGAATGGGCAACGTTCCTAGCAGCTCTTGAAATGGTCGCGCAAGACCTTGCCAAACTCATTGCGAAAGACGGGGAAGGTGCTACAAAACTGATTGAAGTCAACGTAACGGGTGCTGTTTCAGATGAACAAGCTCGTAAAATTGCCAAGACGGTTGTCGGGTCTCCGCTCGTCAAAACGGCAGTCTTTGGTTGCGACGCCAACTGGGGACGTATTATTGCAGCGGTTGGGTACAGCGGGATGGAAATTGATCCCGATACGATTACGATCAAGCTTGGGGACATTTTAGTCGTCGAAGACAGTGAGCCAGTGAAGTTTTCCGAAGACCAAGCTATGAACTACTTGAAGCAACACGAGATTTCAATTTCTGTAGACCTTCACCACGGGGATGGAGAAGGACGCGCTTGGGGGTGCGATTTAACGTATGACTACGTCCAAATCAACGCAAGTTATCGTTCCTAATTGTCACGTCATCAAAATAGGTGGCAGTACACTCGCTCATTTATCGCAAGCATTCATCAAAAGCCTGAAGCACCGGGTTGAGGCCGGTCAACGGATCATAGTCGTCCACGGTGGCGGTCCCAATATCAATGAAGCCCTTAGGAATCAAGGGATTGTATCAGAGACTGTGGATGGCATCCGAGTCACTACACCAGAAATGATCAGCACGATTCGCAACATTTTAATTGGTGAGGTCAATTCAGGACTGGTCGGCAAATTAAATGCTTCCGGTATTTCCGCTGCAGGTCTTAATGGCTTTGACGGGATATTTTCAACAGACTATCTGGATCAGGAAATTTACGGGGAAGTTGGGGTCGTTACCGAAGTCAACGCGGTGAAGTTTCAATTGCTTTTAAAAGCAGGAATTATTCCGGTCGTTGCTTGTGTAGGCACTTCAATAGAAGGAACTCCGTTAAATATTAATGCGGATACGCTCGCAGCAGGCATTGCAGCAGGCGTTCAAGCGAAATCTTTATTGCTCGTCACAGATACGCCGGGCATTAAAAAAGACGGGGAGACCGTGAAGTCGGCAAGTGAGCAGGATATTCGAAAGTGGATAGCGAATGGTATCATTTATGGGGGGATGATCCCGAAGGTGCAAGCTGCTCTTACGTGTCTTGAGGCCGGTGTCAAAGCCGTGCAAATTACTGACGATACACTGGTAGGCACGACCGTCAAGGCGATCAACCCACTCACCACGCGAAATGCGAAGGAGGTTCACACGAATGCCTGAATCACTAACAAAAAGTCGCCTGTTCCAAAACTATGCCCGCCGACCAATTGAACTGGTAAAAGGCCAAGGTACAAAAGTTTGGGATGCAGACGGCAATGAATACCTAGATTTCATCGCAGGAATTGCGGTGCTCGCGCTTGGCCATGCCAACCCGCAAGTCAACGCGACGCTAAAAGAACAATCCGAAAAACTATGGCATGTGTCGAATTTGTTTGAAAGCAGTGGGCAAGAACGCTTAGCGGCTCTACTGACAAAAGACACTCATTTTGACCATGCATTTTTCTGTAACAGTGGGGCGGAAGCTAATGAAGCAGCCATCAAACTCGCACGCCGTCATACAGGCAAGCATCATATCATCACGTTCAACAACTCTTTCCATGGCCGTACATTTGGT
Protein-coding regions in this window:
- the argC gene encoding N-acetyl-gamma-glutamyl-phosphate reductase — its product is MKIGIIGATGYGGLELIRILTNHPNVHEIHVFSSSEENIQISHKYTHLMNINEQPLQAIDSDVLAELDVVFTGTPAGVASQILPTLVGRGPKLIDLSGDFRIKDPAIYEAWYQKPAAPQAVVEQAVYGLPEWNRQKIEQATLIANPGCYPTATLLSLLPLVNEGLIDPAHLYTDAKSGVSGAGNKPSQLTHYSELNENFSIYKINSHQHIPEIEQTLETHTGKKPVLTFNTHLVPMTRGIMATSYAPLTVGTTNKHIQDALKSTYENEPFVRVFENKPVFSTKQVYGSNFCDIQVTVDPRTNRATIVGVIDNLMKGAAGQAVQNMNLMCGLDEKAGLNLVPLMI
- the argB gene encoding acetylglutamate kinase, yielding MTTSKSTQVIVPNCHVIKIGGSTLAHLSQAFIKSLKHRVEAGQRIIVVHGGGPNINEALRNQGIVSETVDGIRVTTPEMISTIRNILIGEVNSGLVGKLNASGISAAGLNGFDGIFSTDYLDQEIYGEVGVVTEVNAVKFQLLLKAGIIPVVACVGTSIEGTPLNINADTLAAGIAAGVQAKSLLLVTDTPGIKKDGETVKSASEQDIRKWIANGIIYGGMIPKVQAALTCLEAGVKAVQITDDTLVGTTVKAINPLTTRNAKEVHTNA
- the argJ gene encoding bifunctional glutamate N-acetyltransferase/amino-acid acetyltransferase ArgJ translates to MTITPTLKKIERKSLVSPKGFTATGIHCGIKHKKKDLAIVISDIPASVAGVFTTNAIQAAPLKVTKDVVYNTKKMQAIFVNSGNANACTGKQGYLDALAMQQLASDQFSIAPELIGVASTGVIGEPLPMAPIIHGTPKLHPNDDLTGALDFAQAIMTTDTVMKNTSYATTIDGKEIVIAGVAKGSGMIEPNMATMLGFITTDAAIESEHLQAALSAVTEKTFNSITVDGDTSTNDMVLVLANGLAGNNTLTPTHPEWATFLAALEMVAQDLAKLIAKDGEGATKLIEVNVTGAVSDEQARKIAKTVVGSPLVKTAVFGCDANWGRIIAAVGYSGMEIDPDTITIKLGDILVVEDSEPVKFSEDQAMNYLKQHEISISVDLHHGDGEGRAWGCDLTYDYVQINASYRS